One window of the Holophagales bacterium genome contains the following:
- a CDS encoding ABC transporter permease, with protein MSERFFDGLRRTLGENLRFASIALRAHKLRAFLTIVGIVIGVWTVIAMVALVTGFNRSTMAAFSSFGTTLVQFQKFEPRFFGGGHRPPEEERNRKDLTIEDAEAIARLAPSIAAVSPERYLWGGSKVKGNGKEANSPTVSGGTQSYLVCNNWTMQDGRNITDVDVQHATDVAVVGWDVVDALFEGKDPVGKPITINGRRVLIVGVLEKKGSQMGGSPDNFILIPITTFDVFFPQIKNSGGDTLHIATIPRSPELIPNAIEEGTNILRARRKVPFNKPNDFAIFTAEKMITQMTAVTNAISGVMVFIAAIALLVGGVGVMNIMLVSVTERTKEIGLRKSVGALRRDISLQFLTEAMTLTGLGGAVGVGLGLLTALVVGAVSPLKTATPLWSVLLGLGVSLSIGLFFGLYPALKAARLDPIEALRWE; from the coding sequence ATGAGTGAGCGCTTCTTCGACGGCCTCCGCCGCACGCTGGGAGAGAACCTCCGCTTCGCGTCCATCGCCCTGCGCGCGCACAAGCTGCGCGCCTTCCTGACGATCGTCGGCATCGTCATCGGGGTCTGGACCGTCATCGCCATGGTCGCGCTCGTGACCGGCTTCAACCGGTCGACGATGGCCGCCTTCTCGTCGTTCGGCACGACGCTCGTCCAGTTCCAGAAGTTCGAGCCCCGCTTCTTCGGCGGCGGCCACCGGCCTCCCGAGGAAGAGCGCAACCGCAAGGACCTCACGATCGAGGACGCCGAGGCCATCGCCCGCCTCGCCCCCTCCATCGCCGCCGTCTCGCCCGAGCGCTACCTCTGGGGCGGCTCGAAGGTGAAGGGGAACGGGAAGGAAGCGAACTCGCCGACGGTCTCGGGCGGCACCCAGAGCTACCTCGTCTGCAACAACTGGACGATGCAGGACGGACGGAACATCACCGACGTCGACGTCCAGCACGCCACCGACGTCGCCGTCGTCGGGTGGGACGTCGTCGACGCGCTCTTCGAGGGGAAGGACCCGGTGGGGAAGCCGATCACGATCAACGGGCGGCGGGTCCTGATCGTCGGCGTTCTCGAGAAGAAGGGCTCGCAGATGGGCGGCAGCCCCGACAACTTCATCCTGATCCCGATCACGACCTTCGACGTCTTCTTCCCTCAGATCAAGAACTCGGGCGGCGACACCCTCCACATCGCCACGATCCCGAGGTCACCCGAGCTGATCCCGAACGCGATCGAGGAAGGGACGAACATCCTCCGGGCCCGGCGGAAGGTGCCGTTCAACAAACCGAACGACTTCGCCATCTTCACCGCCGAGAAGATGATCACCCAGATGACGGCGGTCACGAACGCGATCTCGGGGGTCATGGTCTTCATCGCCGCCATCGCGCTCCTCGTCGGCGGCGTCGGCGTCATGAACATCATGCTCGTCTCCGTCACCGAACGGACCAAGGAGATCGGCCTGCGCAAGTCCGTCGGGGCGCTCAGGCGCGACATCAGCCTCCAGTTCCTGACGGAAGCGATGACGCTCACGGGCCTGGGCGGGGCGGTCGGCGTCGGCCTCGGCCTCCTGACGGCCCTCGTGGTCGGGGCCGTCTCGCCGCTCAAGACCGCGACGCCGCTCTGGAGCGTCCTCCTCGGCCTCGGCGTCAGCCTCTCCATCGGCCTCTTCTTCGGCCTCTACCCCGCCCTCAAGGCCGCCCGCCTCGACCCCATCGAAGCCCTCCGCTGGGAATAG
- a CDS encoding ABC transporter permease: protein MLNGELLRVAWRAISAHKLRSFLTLLGVIIGVMTVIAVVSVIQGLNNYVATKLFSLSPDVYTIERFGIITTRDGFLEALKRKRIQKSDFEMFQRLSKTAAMVGARSGTTRPVRSGSRRLSDVQISGVTANVAELSNLDVDLGRFFTESENERRAFVAVIGTEVRDELYPRLDPVGRTISIDGIPFRVVGLLVKQGSAFGQSQDNVVYVPREALAKAWGARRGLSIYVKARGGVEGIPASMDEARAIFRALRKTAPSAPDPVSFVTAEAIQVVWRSISAGAFALLVFISGISLVVGAIVIANIMLVSVVERTKEIGIRLAIGAKKRDIRRQFLLEAALLSLGGGAVGVLFGWIISSLINAFSPLPTLVTPGLILTGLTLATLTGLLAGVFPAVKASRLPPIEALRYE from the coding sequence ATGCTGAACGGGGAGCTCCTCCGCGTCGCCTGGCGGGCCATCAGCGCCCACAAGCTGCGGTCGTTCCTGACGCTCCTCGGCGTCATCATCGGGGTGATGACCGTCATCGCGGTGGTGTCGGTCATCCAGGGTCTCAACAACTACGTCGCGACGAAGCTCTTCTCCCTTTCCCCCGACGTCTACACGATCGAGCGCTTCGGCATCATCACGACCCGGGACGGGTTCCTCGAGGCGTTGAAGCGGAAGCGGATCCAGAAGAGCGACTTCGAGATGTTCCAGCGCCTCTCGAAGACCGCGGCCATGGTGGGCGCCCGCTCGGGAACCACCCGCCCGGTGAGGTCGGGAAGCAGGCGCCTCTCCGACGTCCAGATCTCGGGCGTGACGGCGAACGTCGCCGAGCTCTCCAACCTCGACGTCGACCTCGGGCGCTTCTTCACCGAGTCGGAGAACGAGCGGCGCGCCTTCGTCGCCGTCATCGGGACGGAGGTCCGCGACGAACTCTACCCGCGGCTCGACCCGGTCGGCCGGACGATCTCGATCGACGGGATCCCGTTCCGCGTCGTCGGCCTCCTCGTCAAGCAGGGTTCCGCCTTCGGGCAGAGCCAGGACAACGTCGTCTACGTCCCGCGCGAAGCTCTCGCGAAGGCCTGGGGCGCGCGGCGGGGGCTGTCGATCTACGTGAAGGCCAGGGGCGGCGTCGAAGGGATTCCGGCCTCGATGGACGAGGCGCGCGCCATCTTCCGGGCGCTCCGCAAGACCGCGCCCTCGGCCCCCGACCCGGTCTCGTTCGTCACGGCCGAGGCGATCCAGGTCGTCTGGCGCTCGATCTCGGCCGGCGCCTTCGCCCTCCTCGTCTTCATCAGCGGCATCTCGCTCGTCGTCGGGGCGATCGTCATCGCGAACATCATGCTCGTCTCCGTCGTCGAGAGGACGAAGGAGATCGGCATCCGCCTCGCCATCGGCGCGAAGAAGCGCGACATCCGCCGCCAGTTCCTCCTCGAGGCGGCCCTCCTCTCCCTCGGCGGCGGCGCCGTCGGCGTCCTCTTCGGATGGATCATCTCGTCCCTCATCAACGCGTTCTCGCCCCTTCCGACGCTCGTGACCCCCGGCCTGATCCTCACGGGCCTCACGCTCGCCACGCTCACCGGCCTTCTCGCCGGCGTCTTCCCGGCGGTCAAGGCGTCGCGCCTGCCGCCGATCGAGGCCCTTCGCTATGAGTGA
- a CDS encoding efflux RND transporter periplasmic adaptor subunit: MSSRLKWILGAVAVVVVALVIVASVAGKDRNLTRVTTAKVGKSDLVSTVSCNGRVQAKTKVEISSQVMGQIVNLAVEEGDLVKKGDFLLQIDKAQYDASTKAQQANLEALFAQREADRATVEQARRDYDRERKNFEAKITSEQVMQKAKLQLDAGIASLNAVERRIEQARAQLLGSRDSLGKTTLVAPMNGIVTARPVEQGENAVVGTMNNPGTVLLTISDMSIVEAEMEVDETDIPNVKVGQKAKLTLDAWPDKKYEGVVTEIGGSPITKSALGTDATAVNFKVKVQLKDPPAAIRPGFSVSGEIETDKRPGALAIPIPALVVAEESSLKRVEKGKKPAPTPTPSAEDKEKKKDVEGVFVVDKDGKVDFRKVKTGITAELQIEIVEGLKEGDEIVSGPFRALRALRIGDRVKVDNSGVPRDEKSS, translated from the coding sequence ATGAGCTCCCGGCTGAAATGGATCCTCGGGGCGGTCGCCGTTGTCGTCGTCGCCCTCGTCATCGTCGCTTCCGTCGCCGGCAAGGACCGGAACCTCACCCGCGTCACCACCGCGAAGGTGGGGAAGTCGGACCTGGTCTCGACCGTCAGCTGCAACGGACGCGTCCAGGCGAAAACCAAGGTCGAGATCTCTTCCCAGGTCATGGGCCAGATCGTCAACCTCGCCGTCGAGGAGGGAGACCTCGTGAAGAAGGGGGACTTCCTCCTTCAGATCGACAAGGCCCAGTACGACGCCTCCACGAAGGCGCAGCAGGCGAACCTCGAGGCCCTCTTCGCCCAGCGCGAGGCGGACCGGGCGACGGTGGAGCAGGCCCGGCGCGACTACGACCGCGAGCGGAAGAACTTCGAGGCGAAGATCACATCCGAGCAGGTCATGCAGAAGGCCAAGCTCCAGCTCGACGCCGGAATCGCCTCGCTCAACGCGGTGGAGCGGCGGATCGAGCAGGCCCGCGCCCAGCTCCTCGGCAGCAGGGACTCCCTCGGCAAGACGACCCTCGTCGCGCCGATGAACGGCATCGTCACGGCGCGCCCCGTCGAACAGGGCGAGAACGCCGTCGTCGGCACGATGAACAACCCCGGCACCGTTCTCCTGACGATCTCCGACATGTCGATCGTCGAGGCGGAGATGGAGGTCGACGAGACCGACATCCCGAACGTGAAAGTGGGCCAGAAGGCGAAGCTGACGCTCGACGCCTGGCCGGACAAGAAGTACGAGGGGGTCGTGACCGAGATCGGCGGCAGCCCGATCACGAAGTCGGCGCTCGGGACCGACGCCACGGCCGTCAATTTCAAGGTCAAGGTCCAGCTGAAGGACCCGCCCGCCGCCATCCGCCCCGGTTTCTCCGTCTCGGGAGAGATCGAGACCGACAAGCGGCCCGGCGCCCTCGCGATCCCGATTCCGGCGCTCGTCGTCGCCGAGGAGTCTTCGCTCAAGCGCGTCGAGAAGGGGAAGAAGCCGGCCCCGACCCCGACCCCGTCCGCCGAAGACAAGGAAAAGAAGAAGGACGTCGAGGGGGTCTTCGTCGTCGACAAGGACGGCAAGGTCGACTTCCGGAAGGTGAAGACCGGCATCACGGCCGAGCTCCAGATCGAGATCGTCGAGGGGCTGAAGGAGGGCGACGAGATCGTCTCCGGCCCGTTCCGGGCGCTCCGGGCCCTCCGGATCGGCGACCGCGTGAAGGTGGACAACAGCGGCGTCCCGCGGGACGAGAAGAGCTCGTAG
- a CDS encoding diguanylate cyclase, whose translation MAEFRPRVLVVDDDPLSRRILEQALGTAGCDVDSAADGQEALAKVRSRRPDVVVTDWQMPRMDGLTLCRILKGSDETRFTHVLMLSARGETEAKVTGLETGADDYLVKPVDPVELNARVRVGLRLQKALGELAAKNEILEKLALTDALTGLANRRAFLDALDAEVARVARHERPASLLFMDLDEFKRVNDTHGHAVGDEVLAGFSRVLNRCCRKGDLAARIGGEEFAVLLPMTGRVGAALVAERIRRATEALPLGQSVDVALTVSIGVASTEDSPKPLEAAVLLGRADEALYRAKAGGRNRVAAG comes from the coding sequence GTGGCCGAGTTCCGCCCCCGCGTCCTCGTCGTCGACGACGACCCACTCTCGAGGAGGATCCTCGAGCAGGCCCTCGGCACTGCGGGGTGCGACGTCGACTCGGCGGCCGACGGACAGGAGGCTCTCGCGAAGGTGAGGAGCCGCCGGCCCGACGTCGTCGTGACGGACTGGCAGATGCCCCGAATGGACGGCTTGACCCTCTGCCGGATCCTCAAGGGCAGCGACGAGACGCGATTCACGCACGTCCTCATGCTGTCGGCCCGGGGGGAAACGGAAGCGAAGGTCACGGGCCTCGAGACCGGTGCGGACGACTACCTCGTCAAGCCTGTGGACCCGGTCGAGCTGAACGCCCGGGTGAGGGTGGGGCTGCGGCTCCAGAAGGCCCTCGGCGAGCTGGCGGCCAAGAACGAGATCCTGGAGAAGCTCGCGCTGACCGACGCCCTGACGGGCCTGGCGAACCGGCGGGCGTTCCTGGATGCTCTCGATGCAGAGGTGGCCCGCGTCGCCCGCCACGAGCGCCCGGCGAGCCTTCTGTTCATGGACCTCGACGAGTTCAAGCGCGTGAACGACACCCACGGCCACGCCGTCGGGGACGAGGTCCTCGCGGGCTTCTCGCGGGTCCTGAACCGGTGCTGCCGGAAGGGAGATCTCGCCGCCCGGATCGGGGGGGAGGAGTTCGCGGTCCTCCTGCCGATGACGGGCCGTGTCGGCGCAGCCCTCGTCGCGGAGCGGATCCGCCGGGCGACGGAGGCCCTTCCCCTCGGCCAGAGCGTCGACGTGGCCCTGACCGTCTCGATCGGGGTCGCCTCCACCGAGGACTCCCCGAAGCCTCTCGAGGCGGCCGTGCTCCTCGGACGCGCGGACGAAGCCCTCTACCGGGCCAAGGCGGGCGGGCGCAACCGGGTCGCCGCCGGCTGA
- the serS gene encoding serine--tRNA ligase, translating to MLARDFLRTHFTEIPHLLRSRTFDAGSLSRWGELDAERRHVLTIVEAMKAERNTLSAEVGRKKKAKEDATAEMDRAKALGVSVAAQEKRVEEIESEFFAIEQALPNVPHESVPEGEDETGNTVLKTWGEPGAFSFTPRPHWEIGPDLGILDFERAAKVTGARFTVLSGEASLLSRALIAFMLDLHTREHGYREVLPPFIVNAASLFGTGQLPKFEADLFRLQGTDWYLAPTAEVPVTNLHRDEVLRDEQLPISYCAYTPCFRAEAGAAGKDTRGLIRQHQFDKVELVKFTRAEDSPAAHEQLTRDAETVLERLELPYRRVVLCRGDMGFASAKTYDLEVWLPGQNAYREISSCSNFEAFQARRAAIRVKRAGADGKTRNEYVHTLNGSGLAVGRTLVAILENFQREDGSVGIPAALRPYCGGLSEIRRPG from the coding sequence ATGCTGGCTCGAGATTTCCTCCGCACGCACTTCACCGAGATACCCCACCTCCTGCGCAGCAGGACGTTCGATGCCGGGTCCCTGTCGCGCTGGGGGGAGCTGGACGCCGAGCGCCGCCACGTCCTGACCATCGTCGAGGCGATGAAAGCGGAACGGAACACGCTTTCGGCCGAGGTGGGCCGCAAGAAGAAGGCGAAGGAAGACGCCACCGCCGAGATGGATCGGGCGAAGGCTCTCGGCGTTTCCGTCGCGGCGCAGGAGAAGAGGGTCGAGGAGATCGAGAGCGAGTTCTTCGCCATCGAGCAGGCCCTGCCGAACGTCCCGCACGAGAGCGTTCCCGAGGGGGAGGACGAGACCGGCAACACCGTCCTGAAGACGTGGGGCGAGCCGGGGGCCTTCTCGTTCACGCCGAGGCCCCACTGGGAGATCGGACCCGACCTCGGCATCCTGGACTTCGAGCGGGCGGCCAAGGTCACCGGTGCGCGCTTCACCGTCCTCTCGGGAGAGGCCTCGCTCCTCTCTCGCGCGCTGATCGCCTTCATGCTCGACCTCCATACCCGCGAGCACGGCTACCGCGAGGTCCTGCCGCCGTTCATCGTGAACGCCGCGTCGCTCTTCGGGACCGGTCAGCTCCCGAAGTTCGAGGCGGACCTCTTCCGCCTGCAGGGGACCGACTGGTACCTCGCCCCGACGGCCGAGGTGCCCGTCACGAACCTCCACCGCGACGAGGTCCTTCGGGACGAGCAGCTCCCGATCTCCTACTGCGCCTACACCCCCTGCTTTCGCGCCGAGGCCGGAGCGGCGGGGAAGGACACCCGGGGGCTCATTCGCCAGCACCAGTTCGACAAGGTCGAGCTCGTGAAGTTCACCCGGGCCGAGGACTCCCCCGCGGCGCACGAGCAGCTGACCCGCGACGCCGAGACCGTCCTGGAGCGGCTCGAGCTGCCGTACCGTCGCGTCGTCCTGTGCCGCGGCGACATGGGGTTCGCCTCGGCGAAGACCTACGACCTGGAGGTCTGGCTGCCGGGGCAGAACGCCTACCGCGAGATCTCCTCCTGCTCGAACTTCGAGGCGTTCCAGGCCCGCCGGGCCGCGATCCGCGTGAAGAGGGCGGGCGCGGACGGGAAGACGCGCAACGAGTACGTCCACACGCTCAACGGGTCGGGCCTGGCGGTGGGGCGGACGCTCGTCGCGATCCTCGAGAACTTCCAGCGGGAGGACGGGTCGGTCGGGATCCCGGCAGCACTCCGGCCGTACTGCGGAGGGCTCTCCGAGATCCGACGGCCCGGCTGA
- a CDS encoding glycosyltransferase family 2 protein, with amino-acid sequence MERLPAGVVVVNWNGGALLDSCLDALDGQGAARIVVVDNGSEAAELRRLADRAGVVVLPLGTNRGFAPASNAGAVDARMKALPYVAFVNNDAVLAPGYLAACIAALEADPGLSAVQGVVLDAGGRLVDGLGIAWNRRREAVQRGHGAPPPAADVPPFPVAGVSGTAPVFRRRDFERAGGFAGSFFAWYEDADLALRLLRAGGRFACVPSARARHVGSATGRRTPGLKWRLLFQNRVRTLRRNLSATARFRTLLRHPLPLPALRDAVLELGLARALGAVAGAALGVFANLAEDRAARRALPLLTRLPE; translated from the coding sequence ATGGAGAGGCTTCCCGCCGGAGTCGTCGTCGTGAACTGGAACGGGGGAGCGCTCCTCGATTCCTGTCTCGACGCCCTCGACGGGCAGGGAGCCGCGAGGATCGTCGTCGTCGACAACGGCTCAGAGGCGGCGGAGCTCCGGCGGCTCGCGGACCGCGCCGGCGTCGTCGTCCTGCCCCTCGGGACGAACCGGGGATTCGCCCCCGCCTCGAACGCCGGGGCCGTCGACGCCCGCATGAAGGCCCTCCCCTACGTCGCTTTCGTCAACAACGACGCCGTCCTGGCGCCGGGCTACCTCGCCGCCTGCATCGCGGCGCTCGAGGCCGACCCGGGCCTGTCCGCCGTCCAGGGCGTCGTCCTGGACGCCGGGGGACGGCTCGTGGACGGCCTCGGCATCGCCTGGAACAGGCGCCGCGAAGCCGTCCAGCGCGGGCACGGCGCGCCGCCTCCCGCCGCCGACGTGCCGCCCTTCCCGGTGGCGGGCGTCTCCGGCACGGCCCCGGTCTTCCGGCGCCGCGACTTCGAGCGGGCCGGGGGATTCGCCGGGTCGTTCTTCGCCTGGTACGAGGACGCCGACCTGGCGCTTCGCCTCCTGCGCGCCGGGGGGCGATTCGCCTGCGTTCCCTCCGCGCGGGCGCGCCACGTCGGCTCGGCCACCGGCCGGCGTACTCCCGGTCTCAAGTGGCGGCTCCTGTTCCAGAACAGGGTCCGGACGCTGCGGCGCAACCTCTCGGCCACGGCTCGCTTCAGGACGCTCCTACGCCACCCGCTGCCGCTCCCCGCCCTCAGGGACGCCGTTCTCGAGCTCGGCCTGGCGAGGGCGCTGGGCGCGGTGGCCGGGGCGGCCCTGGGAGTCTTCGCGAACCTCGCGGAGGACCGGGCCGCACGCCGGGCCCTCCCGCTCCTGACGAGGCTTCCCGAGTGA
- a CDS encoding glycosyltransferase yields the protein MIADRARVRAVVVSWNSEGLVGRAAASVPAPARVVVVDNASTDASASEAERAGAVVVRLAGNRGFGPACNLGAGEVDGLPPAETLLFLNPDAALLDGPASLEALLAELDADPGVAATAPALEGDGQEAFQLRRLPSLGSLAREAFLVNRLFPRNRGFLRERYLDRDRRAPFDVEQPAAAALLVRASVFAQVGGFDPAFAPAWFEDVDLCAKILESGYRIRFVPAARASHVGGTTMRALPYDDYLPLYTRNLLRYLRRHAGLPSRAAARIVLAAGAILRLALLPVVRGDHARPEAARAYLRVLRGLVGFGFRSALLPEKV from the coding sequence GTGATCGCCGATCGGGCCCGCGTGAGGGCCGTCGTCGTCTCCTGGAACTCGGAAGGGCTCGTCGGCCGGGCTGCCGCGTCGGTTCCCGCTCCCGCCCGGGTCGTCGTCGTCGACAACGCCTCGACGGACGCCTCGGCTTCGGAGGCCGAACGGGCCGGGGCCGTCGTCGTGCGGCTCGCCGGGAACAGGGGATTCGGCCCCGCGTGCAACCTCGGCGCCGGCGAGGTCGACGGCCTCCCGCCCGCGGAGACGCTCCTCTTCCTGAATCCCGACGCCGCGCTCCTCGACGGCCCGGCCTCCCTCGAGGCCCTCCTCGCCGAGCTGGACGCCGACCCTGGCGTCGCTGCCACGGCGCCTGCGCTCGAGGGGGACGGACAGGAAGCGTTCCAGCTCCGGCGCCTCCCCTCGCTCGGCTCTCTCGCCCGGGAAGCCTTCCTCGTGAACCGCCTCTTCCCCCGGAACCGGGGATTCCTCCGGGAGCGCTACCTCGACCGGGACCGGCGCGCACCGTTCGACGTGGAGCAGCCGGCGGCCGCTGCCCTCCTCGTCCGGGCCTCGGTCTTCGCCCAGGTCGGCGGATTCGACCCCGCCTTCGCCCCGGCCTGGTTCGAGGACGTCGACCTCTGCGCGAAGATCCTCGAATCGGGGTACCGTATCCGCTTCGTCCCCGCGGCTCGCGCGAGCCACGTCGGCGGCACCACGATGCGCGCGCTTCCTTACGACGACTACCTCCCGCTCTACACGCGGAACCTCCTCCGATACCTCCGGCGGCACGCGGGGTTGCCGTCGCGCGCCGCGGCCCGGATCGTCCTCGCCGCCGGGGCGATCCTCCGCCTCGCCCTCCTCCCCGTCGTCCGGGGAGACCACGCGCGCCCCGAGGCCGCCCGTGCCTACCTCCGCGTCCTGAGGGGCCTCGTCGGCTTCGGCTTCAGGAGCGCTCTCCTGCCGGAGAAGGTCTGA
- a CDS encoding glycosyltransferase family 2 protein encodes MARVLVSLVTHDESRDTERLLPTLFAQTYRDFELVAVDNRSEDGTRASLAAAKKLAPVPMEIVASRENLGFTGGHNVGIGKAVARGAEWVLVLNADVVLAPDYLESLLADAGRPGHEWVGALTGKILRADGPDLEPTTVVDTAGIRMTRSGRHFDVGAGDPDTGRWDRPAEVFGVSGCVALYRVAALEDVKISTGWFDDDFFVYREDVDLAWRLRGRGWSARCQPAAVAWHRRRSLPERRRAMSVLANLHSVKNRFLLRVNNAGSDHLRATFPLTFARDAVVVGGCLTVERTSLEALRWLARNRTRLLAKRREILGRRTVSDRALLRWFGPDPGGARIPDLDA; translated from the coding sequence GTGGCGCGCGTCCTCGTCTCGCTCGTCACGCACGACGAGTCCCGCGACACGGAGCGCCTCCTGCCCACCCTCTTCGCCCAGACCTACCGGGACTTCGAGCTCGTCGCCGTCGACAACCGCTCCGAAGACGGCACGCGCGCGTCCCTCGCCGCGGCGAAGAAGCTCGCCCCGGTGCCGATGGAGATCGTCGCCTCGCGCGAGAACCTCGGCTTCACCGGAGGCCACAACGTCGGGATCGGCAAGGCCGTCGCGCGAGGGGCCGAATGGGTCCTCGTCCTGAACGCCGACGTCGTGCTCGCCCCGGACTACCTCGAGTCGCTCCTGGCCGACGCGGGGCGCCCCGGGCACGAGTGGGTGGGCGCCCTGACCGGAAAGATCCTGCGTGCCGACGGGCCGGATCTCGAGCCGACGACCGTCGTCGACACCGCCGGCATCCGGATGACGCGGAGCGGACGGCACTTCGACGTCGGCGCGGGCGACCCCGACACCGGGCGGTGGGACCGGCCCGCCGAGGTCTTCGGCGTCTCGGGGTGCGTCGCGCTCTACAGGGTCGCCGCGCTCGAGGACGTGAAGATCTCGACCGGCTGGTTCGACGACGACTTCTTCGTCTACCGCGAGGACGTCGACCTCGCCTGGCGCCTGCGCGGGCGCGGCTGGTCCGCCCGCTGCCAGCCGGCCGCGGTCGCCTGGCACCGCCGGCGCAGCCTCCCCGAGCGGCGCCGTGCGATGTCCGTCCTCGCGAACCTCCACTCCGTCAAGAACCGCTTCCTCCTCCGGGTCAACAACGCCGGCTCCGACCACCTCCGCGCGACCTTTCCCCTCACGTTCGCGCGGGACGCCGTCGTCGTCGGGGGGTGCCTCACCGTCGAGCGGACCTCCCTCGAGGCGCTTCGATGGCTCGCGCGCAACCGGACGCGTCTCCTGGCGAAACGCCGCGAGATCCTCGGGCGGCGCACGGTCTCCGACCGCGCGCTCCTGCGCTGGTTCGGCCCCGACCCGGGCGGCGCGCGGATTCCGGACCTGGACGCGTGA
- a CDS encoding glycosyltransferase gives MRVAILGTRGVPAAYGGFETLAEELSVRLARRGHDVTVYARRGCVREELASFHGVRVVFAPTVRHKYLETVVHGVTSGLHAAAEGYDAVLFCNGANALACRLPRLLGAGTRVLLNVDGLERNRRKWNRAGKAVYALSERLSCVLPDVVVTDAREIRRYYLERYGRASAYVPYGSDLQAPEDLSILGRLGLENEGYVLYVSRFEPENNPDAVVRAFRDVPGDRRLVLVGSAPYAEQFIARLKEEAAKDSRILLPGAVYGEGYRALLAHASAYVHATEVGGTHPALIEAMGFGRPVLVHDSPENREVAGDAALWWDARDPATLTRLLGSLLPDAVRREALGASARRRAQERYLWDDVTTAYEALLGGLPAGGLPSGKEC, from the coding sequence GTGAGGGTCGCCATCCTCGGGACGCGCGGCGTCCCCGCGGCGTACGGCGGGTTCGAGACGCTCGCCGAGGAGCTCTCGGTGCGGCTCGCCCGGCGCGGCCACGACGTCACGGTCTACGCCCGGCGCGGCTGCGTGCGGGAGGAGCTCGCGTCTTTTCACGGCGTGCGTGTCGTCTTCGCGCCGACGGTGAGGCACAAGTACCTCGAGACGGTCGTCCACGGCGTCACTTCAGGTCTTCACGCGGCGGCCGAGGGGTACGACGCCGTCCTCTTCTGCAACGGGGCCAACGCCCTCGCCTGCCGCCTGCCGCGCCTCCTCGGCGCCGGAACGCGCGTCCTCCTGAACGTCGACGGGCTCGAAAGGAACAGGCGGAAGTGGAACCGGGCGGGCAAGGCCGTCTACGCCCTGTCCGAGCGCCTCTCGTGCGTCCTCCCCGACGTCGTCGTCACCGACGCGAGGGAGATCCGCCGCTACTACCTCGAGCGCTACGGCCGGGCCTCGGCCTACGTGCCCTACGGCTCCGATCTCCAGGCGCCGGAGGATCTCTCGATCCTCGGCCGGCTCGGCCTCGAGAACGAGGGATACGTCCTCTACGTCTCGCGCTTCGAGCCCGAGAACAACCCCGACGCCGTCGTCCGGGCCTTCCGCGACGTACCCGGCGACCGGCGCCTCGTCCTCGTCGGCTCGGCCCCGTACGCCGAGCAGTTCATCGCCCGCCTGAAAGAGGAAGCGGCGAAGGACTCCCGCATCCTTCTCCCCGGGGCGGTCTACGGCGAGGGGTACCGGGCGCTCCTCGCACATGCTTCGGCCTACGTCCACGCGACCGAGGTCGGCGGAACGCACCCCGCCCTCATCGAGGCGATGGGCTTCGGCAGGCCGGTCCTCGTTCACGACAGCCCCGAGAACCGCGAGGTCGCCGGCGACGCCGCCCTCTGGTGGGATGCCCGGGACCCGGCCACGCTGACCCGCCTCCTCGGCTCGCTCCTGCCCGACGCCGTCCGGCGCGAGGCCCTCGGGGCATCGGCCCGGCGGAGGGCGCAGGAGCGCTACCTCTGGGACGACGTGACGACCGCCTACGAGGCGCTTCTTGGGGGCCTCCCGGCGGGCGGGCTACCATCGGGGAAGGAATGCTGA